In Culicoidibacter larvae, a single genomic region encodes these proteins:
- a CDS encoding sensor histidine kinase has product MSGLNKNKHKMNSRTGRNWLQLFLIGGLLYLLIVVVFALVIYNIPQIYDQINYDKTEATASEVQSALDLSSDDERKAALTDIDASNTLDIVVLENGQVLYSTVSTTDFSVITDFINENALSYHTAYQYESGGNTYQVWLAIYKTDSQLFFSIIISIIVGAAIMLSLILIVLVVILFFKVLRPLQKLRNNILKLKEYRLNEVHSGSQKNDYDFLSEELEDFTVDLQRKMKSITVKYTGLEYELQARQEKNIYKEQLISSLVHDLKTPLNIIMVQANKLEEGVLQPEEIHLLSDSSEQMLKDVNEILTIQKLDDISEVTKTEHVEVVEMIRKTMRLFAPLFRERKIQSYVDTPESIFINISPIKLKQIIHNVISNASQYADAGGTFELEAFEESQHLVIEAYNDKADISSIDFERVFDLFYHVDTGNTYGSGVGLYTIRSMVEEYGGTCSFAPRDNGVVLTISLPLETQ; this is encoded by the coding sequence ATGAGTGGGTTGAATAAAAATAAACATAAGATGAATAGCAGAACCGGAAGAAATTGGTTACAGTTATTTTTGATTGGTGGATTACTTTATCTACTTATTGTTGTTGTTTTTGCGTTAGTTATTTATAATATTCCGCAAATATATGATCAAATTAATTATGATAAAACTGAGGCGACTGCCAGTGAAGTTCAGTCAGCGCTGGATTTATCTAGTGATGATGAACGTAAGGCGGCATTGACTGATATTGATGCCAGCAATACTTTAGATATTGTTGTTTTAGAAAATGGTCAAGTATTATATTCGACAGTATCAACAACTGACTTTTCAGTTATCACCGATTTTATCAATGAAAATGCGCTGAGTTATCATACTGCATATCAGTATGAGAGTGGTGGAAACACATATCAGGTTTGGTTGGCAATTTATAAAACTGATTCACAATTATTTTTCTCAATTATCATCAGTATTATTGTAGGTGCCGCAATAATGTTGAGTTTGATTCTAATTGTTTTAGTTGTCATTCTGTTTTTTAAAGTGTTGCGACCGTTGCAAAAGCTACGCAATAATATTTTAAAACTAAAAGAGTACCGTTTGAATGAAGTGCACTCAGGCAGTCAAAAGAATGATTATGATTTCTTGTCAGAAGAACTGGAAGATTTTACTGTAGACTTACAGCGAAAAATGAAAAGTATCACGGTAAAATATACAGGTTTGGAATACGAGCTGCAAGCCCGGCAAGAAAAAAACATTTATAAAGAACAGCTAATTAGCAGTTTGGTACATGATCTTAAGACACCGCTGAATATTATTATGGTGCAGGCTAACAAGCTTGAAGAGGGTGTTTTGCAGCCAGAAGAAATACATTTATTGTCTGATAGCAGCGAACAGATGCTTAAGGACGTTAATGAGATACTCACGATTCAAAAGCTGGATGATATCAGTGAAGTTACTAAGACAGAGCATGTTGAAGTAGTAGAAATGATTCGGAAAACGATGCGTTTATTTGCACCGCTATTTCGTGAGCGGAAGATTCAGTCGTATGTTGATACGCCTGAATCCATCTTTATCAATATAAGTCCGATTAAGCTAAAACAAATTATTCATAATGTTATCTCTAATGCCAGTCAGTACGCTGATGCTGGAGGAACGTTTGAGTTGGAGGCTTTTGAAGAGAGCCAACATTTAGTTATTGAGGCATATAATGATAAGGCGGATATTAGCAGTATTGATTTTGAGCGGGTTTTTGATTTGTTCTATCATGTGGATACCGGGAATACTTATGGCAGTGGTGTTGGGCTTTATACGATTAGAAGTATGGTTGAAGAATACGGTGGCACCTGCAGTTTCGCACCGCGTGATAATGGTGTGGTGCTGACAATTTCGTTGCCACTGGAGACGCAGTAA
- a CDS encoding histidine phosphatase family protein, protein MAQITFVRHGQTEWNRIERVQGKTDNPLNNNGKDQATKAAPKLKDTQWDVIYSSPLIRALQTAQIICDELDIEERIHLEDGFAERNFGPLEGGNYDAFREAMDNKLELDGLETETEIMTRVRTAADKAIEWYPGKNILVFCHSHVIKAMLTSVDPEHYNFRSPLANLAIVTFEYDGNGNYQLLSIE, encoded by the coding sequence ATGGCACAAATCACCTTTGTCCGCCACGGACAAACCGAATGGAACCGCATTGAGCGTGTTCAAGGAAAAACTGATAATCCATTAAACAATAATGGGAAAGATCAGGCAACTAAAGCAGCTCCAAAATTAAAAGATACCCAGTGGGATGTCATTTATTCAAGCCCGCTCATTCGTGCATTACAAACGGCACAAATCATCTGTGATGAACTGGATATCGAAGAACGCATCCATCTTGAAGACGGATTTGCTGAACGTAATTTCGGACCACTTGAAGGCGGCAATTACGACGCTTTCCGCGAAGCAATGGACAACAAACTTGAACTTGATGGCTTAGAAACTGAAACTGAAATTATGACCCGGGTGCGCACCGCCGCCGACAAAGCAATCGAATGGTATCCAGGCAAAAACATTTTAGTTTTCTGCCACTCGCATGTCATCAAAGCAATGCTCACCAGTGTCGACCCGGAACACTATAACTTCCGCAGTCCACTGGCAAACCTTGCTATCGTCACTTTTGAATACGATGGCAACGGCAATTACCAATTACTTTCGATTGAATAA
- a CDS encoding YfcE family phosphodiesterase — translation MRILAVYNTRGQVAALEKIRDRHLEHCDLFVHCGNAMVSYDNEYIQGYVVVSGPNDFDPHFLRDYILDVEGRRILIVNGYQQDIKNGLIHMYNFAKQFHADVVIFGASPQPIISEYQGMVLISPGEATNEFDTAMKSYAIIDLEEQIRVNIFDIDSGDLVQTVKI, via the coding sequence ATGCGTATATTAGCTGTTTATAATACTCGCGGACAAGTGGCAGCATTGGAGAAAATTCGTGATCGCCATTTAGAGCATTGTGATTTATTTGTCCATTGCGGAAACGCTATGGTTTCATATGATAATGAATACATTCAGGGGTATGTTGTGGTCAGTGGTCCTAATGATTTTGACCCGCACTTTTTGCGTGATTATATTCTAGATGTTGAAGGCCGTCGGATTTTAATTGTGAACGGATACCAACAGGATATTAAAAATGGTTTGATTCATATGTATAATTTTGCTAAGCAATTTCATGCCGATGTGGTTATTTTTGGTGCCAGTCCGCAGCCGATAATCAGTGAGTATCAAGGGATGGTTTTAATATCTCCGGGAGAAGCAACCAATGAATTTGATACAGCAATGAAAAGCTATGCTATTATTGATTTAGAGGAACAGATTCGAGTAAATATTTTTGATATTGACTCTGGTGATTTAGTGCAGACAGTAAAGATTTAG
- a CDS encoding response regulator transcription factor: MKRILHVEDNEQYREFIAGVLKHEGYEVISSDNAMDGIKLFELGNYDLVITDLKMKNVDGLQFFSFLRRIDPEVKVIVLTGSNRDADEVAGLEMMVNDYIKKPVSVEVLLTRIARVISENRVLRVDTELYSEPENLRIDIQKRKVYKDDELVVLTSKEYELLVYLMRNKGRVITREELLKEVWRQSEDELDIRNVDTYIKRLRTKLVLSTIYSVRSVGYEWVE; this comes from the coding sequence ATGAAACGAATTTTACATGTTGAAGACAACGAGCAGTACCGGGAGTTTATTGCTGGTGTTTTGAAGCATGAAGGGTATGAGGTTATAAGCAGTGATAATGCTATGGATGGCATTAAGCTTTTTGAGTTGGGTAATTATGATTTAGTAATTACTGATTTGAAGATGAAAAATGTTGATGGTTTACAGTTCTTTTCTTTTCTGCGGCGGATTGATCCGGAAGTTAAGGTTATTGTTTTAACTGGTTCTAATCGAGATGCTGATGAGGTCGCCGGACTTGAAATGATGGTGAACGATTATATTAAAAAACCGGTATCGGTTGAAGTATTGTTAACACGGATAGCGCGGGTTATCAGTGAGAATCGAGTTTTGCGGGTTGATACTGAGCTTTATTCCGAACCGGAAAACTTACGGATAGATATACAGAAACGAAAAGTATATAAAGATGATGAACTAGTAGTCTTAACAAGCAAGGAATATGAATTGCTTGTTTATTTGATGCGTAACAAGGGACGGGTCATCACTCGTGAGGAGTTGCTTAAAGAGGTTTGGCGGCAGAGTGAAGATGAATTGGATATTCGCAATGTTGATACATATATAAAACGCTTGCGGACAAAACTTGTTCTATCAACTATTTATTCAGTTCGGAGTGTTGGTTATGAGTGGGTTGAATAA
- a CDS encoding segregation/condensation protein A, with amino-acid sequence MESNPLYIVKIDDFEGPLDLLLHLVKESKVDIYDLSLTEITSQYVAYIQQMQSLNLEVASEYLFMAAQLIEMKSRWLLPKPPKEESGEESLDPREQLILRLIAYKQFKDISQHFRALEEERQQYHTKTPEDISDWTQEQIILDESSTSDVYQLMVAFEKLMQRKELHRNINATIQVAEVSIDEQMTHIRKKLAKGKRVAFSDLFEVNDRVYLVTTFLAILQLSREHLIEIQQDENFADIFIEGKEAA; translated from the coding sequence ATGGAATCAAACCCATTATACATAGTAAAAATTGATGATTTTGAAGGACCATTGGACCTTCTGTTACATTTAGTTAAAGAGAGCAAGGTCGATATATACGACCTTTCTTTGACGGAAATTACCAGTCAGTATGTTGCTTATATTCAGCAAATGCAAAGCTTGAATCTGGAAGTTGCCAGCGAATATTTATTTATGGCTGCACAGTTGATTGAAATGAAAAGCCGTTGGTTGTTACCAAAACCGCCGAAGGAAGAAAGCGGCGAGGAGTCGTTGGATCCACGTGAACAGTTGATTTTACGATTGATTGCTTATAAGCAGTTTAAGGATATCAGTCAGCATTTCCGTGCTTTGGAGGAAGAGCGGCAACAGTACCATACAAAGACGCCTGAAGATATCAGCGATTGGACGCAGGAGCAAATCATTCTTGATGAATCCAGCACCAGCGATGTTTATCAATTGATGGTGGCTTTTGAAAAGTTGATGCAGCGTAAAGAACTGCACCGCAATATCAATGCTACAATTCAGGTTGCTGAAGTCAGTATTGATGAGCAAATGACGCATATTCGGAAGAAATTGGCTAAAGGCAAACGAGTTGCCTTTAGTGACCTTTTTGAAGTCAATGACCGGGTCTATTTAGTAACGACCTTTTTAGCGATATTGCAGTTATCACGTGAACATTTAATTGAAATCCAGCAAGATGAGAATTTTGCTGATATATTTATTGAAGGTAAGGAGGCAGCATAA
- the uvrC gene encoding excinuclease ABC subunit UvrC, whose product MKKKDRRRYTKKEMQGSATLQPRLKPGLKRSERNMPHTQVVKDKLKLLPDKPGCYLMKDSNGIIIYIGKAKVLKNRVRSYFTGSHSGKTLQLVMQISDFDLIITKSEAEALLLESNLIKAHKPKYNILLKDDKSYPFIALTTDEHTRLIITRQPRKKYKALYGPYSSASSARAVVDMLNFMYPLRKCKILPKKECLYYHIGQCLAPCILPITQEEYEPYVEKVQQFLKGDTAPVINDLKARMSDASERMEYERALEFRDMLNAVDMLVTKQTVHMKIDDDVDIFAYSYDDVLVAIQVFHVRGGKLVTRESTIAEYFDDPIEVFYSYILQFYNLEHVMKPKMVYLDKALDISTLNEALDLKIIQPQRGEKKNLVDLATENAAASLEQKKQLYLQQVGRTLGAVEQLGELLGIATPTRIEIFDTANLGNDAIVSAVVVFHNGEPSKRDYRRYKIQSIKEQDDYGALREVLYRRYYRMMMEDKPLPQLIIVDGGIGHVNVAREQLAQLNINIPVVGLAKNDRHKTTALVGLDNEKINLKEHKELFYMLSNMQEEVHRFVIDYHRKLRTKLSLNSRLDHIPGIGEQRKKLLLTTFGSLNKIMEATVDDLAAVIPLKLAQEVYNYLQSDEE is encoded by the coding sequence ATGAAGAAAAAAGACAGAAGAAGATATACTAAAAAAGAGATGCAAGGTTCGGCGACGCTGCAGCCAAGATTGAAACCGGGATTGAAAAGAAGTGAGAGAAATATGCCCCATACCCAAGTTGTAAAAGATAAATTGAAGTTGTTACCGGATAAGCCCGGTTGTTATTTGATGAAGGATAGCAACGGGATTATTATTTATATAGGAAAAGCGAAAGTGCTGAAAAATCGGGTGCGTTCTTATTTTACCGGCAGTCACTCAGGAAAAACGTTGCAGTTGGTTATGCAAATCAGCGATTTTGATTTGATTATTACGAAGAGTGAAGCTGAGGCGTTACTATTAGAGAGTAATTTAATCAAGGCGCATAAGCCTAAATATAATATTTTATTGAAGGATGATAAGTCATATCCGTTTATTGCTTTGACTACTGATGAGCACACGCGTTTGATTATTACGCGCCAGCCGCGTAAGAAGTACAAGGCTTTATATGGCCCATATTCGAGTGCAAGCTCGGCGCGTGCGGTTGTTGACATGCTTAATTTTATGTATCCTTTGCGTAAGTGCAAGATTTTACCAAAGAAAGAGTGCTTGTATTACCATATCGGTCAATGCTTGGCACCCTGTATTTTGCCGATAACACAAGAAGAATACGAACCGTATGTTGAAAAGGTTCAGCAATTTCTGAAGGGTGATACAGCGCCGGTTATTAATGATTTGAAGGCGCGGATGAGTGATGCCAGTGAGCGAATGGAATATGAGCGGGCACTTGAGTTTCGTGACATGTTGAATGCGGTTGATATGCTGGTTACTAAGCAGACGGTGCATATGAAGATTGATGATGATGTCGATATTTTTGCTTATTCGTATGATGATGTACTGGTTGCTATTCAAGTATTCCATGTGCGTGGTGGGAAGTTGGTTACTCGTGAGAGTACAATTGCAGAATACTTCGATGATCCGATTGAAGTATTCTATAGTTATATTTTGCAGTTCTATAATTTGGAACATGTTATGAAGCCAAAAATGGTTTATCTGGATAAGGCTTTGGATATTTCGACTTTAAATGAGGCGTTGGATTTGAAAATTATCCAACCGCAAAGAGGCGAGAAGAAAAACTTGGTTGATTTGGCGACTGAAAATGCGGCGGCTTCGCTTGAGCAGAAGAAGCAGTTGTATTTGCAACAAGTTGGTCGGACGCTTGGTGCTGTGGAGCAGCTTGGCGAATTGTTGGGTATTGCAACTCCAACACGTATTGAGATTTTTGATACGGCCAATTTAGGTAATGATGCGATTGTAAGTGCAGTTGTTGTGTTCCATAATGGTGAGCCTTCAAAACGCGATTATCGCCGGTATAAGATTCAGTCAATTAAAGAACAAGATGATTATGGTGCATTGCGCGAAGTTCTATATCGACGGTACTATCGGATGATGATGGAAGATAAGCCGTTGCCGCAATTAATTATTGTCGATGGCGGTATTGGTCATGTTAATGTGGCCCGTGAACAATTAGCACAATTGAATATTAATATTCCAGTTGTTGGTTTAGCGAAGAATGACCGCCATAAGACTACTGCTTTAGTTGGTTTGGATAATGAAAAGATTAATTTAAAAGAGCACAAAGAATTATTTTATATGCTCAGTAATATGCAAGAGGAAGTTCACCGTTTTGTTATTGATTATCACCGTAAATTAAGAACTAAATTGAGTCTTAATTCACGACTTGATCATATTCCTGGAATTGGTGAGCAACGCAAGAAGCTGCTCTTGACAACATTTGGTTCGTTGAATAAAATAATGGAAGCAACGGTTGACGATTTAGCCGCAGTTATTCCACTGAAACTTGCGCAGGAAGTGTATAATTACTTACAAAGCGATGAAGAATAA
- a CDS encoding rhodanese-like domain-containing protein: MDSMTIQDVLRHIESASTNDAELIDVREKDEFEAGHVPGSRNVPLMGVLLNPDNFFDKAKTYYLICESGGRSLCGAEHLHELGFQVINVLGGMEAYWNYIGKRSQA, translated from the coding sequence ATGGATAGCATGACAATACAGGATGTCCTGCGCCATATTGAATCAGCGTCAACAAATGATGCTGAATTAATTGATGTGCGGGAAAAAGATGAATTTGAGGCAGGACATGTGCCAGGCAGCAGAAATGTGCCGTTGATGGGTGTGCTGCTGAATCCGGATAACTTCTTTGACAAAGCAAAGACATATTATTTGATTTGTGAATCCGGCGGAAGAAGTTTATGCGGTGCCGAACATTTGCATGAATTAGGTTTTCAGGTAATAAATGTTCTCGGCGGTATGGAAGCATACTGGAATTATATCGGCAAAAGGAGTCAGGCTTAG
- the scpB gene encoding SMC-Scp complex subunit ScpB: MDERLAHLEGLLFICGDEGLSFEQIAAAMNATNGDTEFLLEALKEQYNNPSRGIELQRLGGVYKLTTKRDHAAFYQDFFTNTAVHTLSNATLEVLSVIAYKQPVTRADIEAVRGVGSDHIVRRLVAYGFIAEVGRQETPGRPVLYATTPEFLDYFGLQHLDELPDLGEVGREDVAEDVDIFMTKYREQMDAKEEEE; this comes from the coding sequence ATGGATGAGCGATTGGCACATTTAGAAGGGTTATTATTTATTTGCGGTGATGAAGGACTAAGTTTTGAACAAATCGCCGCAGCAATGAATGCAACTAACGGTGATACCGAGTTCTTGCTTGAAGCTTTGAAGGAACAATATAACAATCCAAGCCGCGGCATTGAGTTGCAGCGACTTGGTGGCGTTTATAAGTTAACGACTAAGCGCGATCATGCTGCCTTTTATCAAGATTTCTTTACTAATACAGCAGTGCATACATTATCGAATGCAACGCTTGAAGTGTTATCAGTGATTGCTTATAAACAGCCGGTAACCCGCGCGGACATCGAAGCTGTCCGCGGGGTCGGCAGCGATCATATTGTCCGCCGCCTGGTTGCTTACGGCTTCATTGCTGAGGTTGGTCGTCAGGAAACACCTGGACGACCGGTTCTATATGCAACGACACCGGAGTTCCTTGACTATTTTGGCTTACAGCATCTTGATGAGTTGCCTGATTTAGGTGAGGTTGGCCGTGAGGATGTGGCTGAAGATGTGGACATCTTTATGACTAAGTATCGCGAGCAAATGGATGCGAAGGAAGAAGAAGAGTAG
- a CDS encoding pyrimidine-nucleoside phosphorylase — MRMVDLIEKKRDGKVLSQKEIDWVVENYTNGTIPEYQMSAMAMAIYFKGMTAQEMADLTMAMVNSGDSLDLSAIEGIKVDKHSTGGVGDKTTLVLTPLLAASGVKVAKMSGRGLGHTGGTVDKLESIAGFHTELEPDEFIRQVREIGIAVIGQSGNLTPADKKLYGLRDVTATVDSIPLIASSIMSKKIAAGSDLICLDVKVGSGAFMKTVEDGRLLAENLVAIGNAVNRKTIAFLTNMQEPLGLAVGNSLEVEEAVNTLKGEGPKDLTELCLTMGGHMLVAAGAAPNFETARAKLEQSLADGSAFEKLCEFIGAQGGDVAMIRDTSLLPHAPHIIPVKSERDGYIQEITALPIGHAAMLLGAGRSTKEDQLDYAVGIVLDKKVGTHVNAGDVLCYVHSQSTDIPNVIAEIHEAFVIEPQEAVVEPLIYEAIGV, encoded by the coding sequence ATGCGCATGGTGGATTTAATTGAAAAAAAACGTGACGGTAAAGTACTCTCACAAAAAGAGATTGACTGGGTGGTTGAAAACTATACCAATGGAACAATTCCTGAATATCAAATGAGTGCTATGGCGATGGCTATTTATTTTAAAGGGATGACTGCTCAAGAGATGGCGGATTTGACCATGGCAATGGTTAATTCCGGTGACAGTTTGGATCTTTCAGCAATTGAAGGTATTAAAGTTGATAAGCATTCTACCGGTGGCGTTGGTGATAAAACAACATTAGTATTGACGCCATTATTGGCAGCAAGCGGTGTAAAAGTTGCCAAAATGAGCGGTCGCGGTTTAGGTCATACCGGCGGAACTGTTGATAAGCTTGAGTCTATTGCAGGCTTTCACACTGAATTGGAACCAGACGAGTTTATTCGTCAGGTTCGTGAAATCGGGATTGCTGTTATCGGTCAAAGCGGGAACTTAACGCCAGCTGATAAAAAGTTGTATGGTTTACGTGATGTAACCGCAACTGTAGATTCTATTCCATTAATTGCCAGTTCAATTATGTCAAAAAAAATTGCTGCCGGCAGTGACTTAATCTGTTTAGATGTAAAAGTCGGCAGCGGTGCTTTTATGAAAACTGTTGAAGATGGCCGTCTTTTAGCTGAAAATTTAGTAGCAATTGGTAATGCGGTTAATCGTAAAACGATTGCCTTTCTAACTAATATGCAAGAACCACTAGGTCTTGCGGTTGGTAATTCACTTGAAGTTGAAGAAGCCGTTAACACTTTAAAAGGTGAAGGTCCTAAAGATTTAACTGAACTTTGTTTAACAATGGGTGGGCACATGCTGGTTGCAGCAGGGGCCGCACCTAACTTTGAAACAGCTCGGGCAAAACTTGAACAGTCTTTAGCAGATGGTTCAGCTTTTGAAAAACTTTGCGAATTTATTGGTGCCCAAGGCGGCGATGTGGCGATGATTCGCGATACCAGTTTACTTCCGCATGCACCACATATTATTCCGGTTAAAAGTGAGCGCGATGGTTATATCCAAGAAATTACTGCGTTGCCAATTGGTCATGCAGCGATGCTTTTAGGTGCCGGACGTTCTACCAAAGAAGATCAACTTGATTATGCCGTTGGTATTGTTTTAGACAAGAAAGTCGGCACACATGTAAATGCTGGTGATGTATTGTGTTATGTGCATAGCCAGTCAACAGATATCCCAAATGTTATTGCTGAAATTCATGAAGCATTTGTGATTGAACCGCAAGAGGCGGTTGTTGAGCCGTTGATTTATGAAGCTATCGGCGTTTAA
- a CDS encoding XTP/dITP diphosphatase, translating to MQTILLASNNKNKIREFKAMFAPLAIDIKSLDDVGIDVDVEETADTFIGNARLKVDEISKLTDLPVLADDSGLCVNALDGAPGVFSARYAGVAHDDVANNEKLLAEMKGVVDRSAYFIAILILKMPDGRELVAQGRCDGFITDEPIGTNGFGYNPVFYMPYFNQTLAQVSDETKNAVSHRKHALEDLIEQVKQLGI from the coding sequence ATGCAGACGATTTTATTGGCTTCGAATAATAAGAATAAGATTAGAGAATTTAAGGCGATGTTTGCGCCATTGGCAATTGATATTAAGTCACTGGATGATGTTGGCATTGATGTTGATGTTGAGGAAACCGCGGACACCTTTATTGGAAATGCGCGTTTGAAGGTTGACGAGATTTCAAAGTTAACTGATTTACCAGTGCTGGCTGATGACTCAGGGCTTTGTGTAAATGCTTTGGATGGTGCGCCGGGCGTTTTTTCAGCACGTTATGCTGGTGTTGCCCATGATGATGTTGCTAATAATGAAAAGTTATTGGCGGAGATGAAGGGTGTTGTTGATCGGTCAGCATACTTTATTGCTATTTTGATACTTAAAATGCCAGACGGGCGGGAGCTTGTTGCACAAGGACGTTGTGATGGGTTTATCACTGATGAGCCAATTGGTACCAATGGTTTCGGCTATAATCCAGTATTTTATATGCCATATTTTAATCAAACTTTGGCGCAGGTGAGTGATGAGACTAAGAATGCAGTCAGTCATCGCAAGCATGCTTTGGAAGACTTAATTGAGCAAGTAAAACAATTAGGAATATAA
- the murI gene encoding glutamate racemase — protein sequence MEKQNKPIGFIDSGIGGLSVVDEFLTAMPEAPIVFVADNARCPYGNREPEEIQQFAFEMIDYLISEHDIQLLMIACNTIVSRALDAIIARYPDLPIVDVVSNGAKVAANLTFTEHVSVLATFQTVQSESYVKMINRYHPNLTIEQFAPVEWVPMIEACSVDESLIRNYTDQLSPESDCVVLGCTHYPFILPQLKAVAPDKAFINPAYQTVQEALPLINRELFLGHCQLVLTTGDAAEFADKIKFWLPERDFVVEHVELT from the coding sequence ATGGAGAAACAAAACAAACCAATTGGTTTTATCGATTCCGGTATTGGCGGCTTATCAGTTGTTGATGAGTTTTTAACCGCGATGCCGGAAGCACCAATTGTTTTTGTTGCCGATAATGCGCGATGTCCGTATGGCAATCGCGAGCCGGAAGAGATTCAGCAATTTGCCTTTGAAATGATTGACTATTTAATCAGTGAGCATGATATTCAGTTGTTGATGATTGCTTGTAATACAATTGTGTCGCGGGCGCTTGATGCGATTATTGCCCGTTATCCTGATTTACCAATTGTTGATGTAGTCAGCAATGGTGCTAAGGTAGCAGCTAATCTTACTTTTACTGAACATGTAAGTGTGCTGGCAACGTTTCAAACGGTGCAGTCAGAGAGTTATGTGAAGATGATAAATCGTTATCATCCTAATCTTACGATTGAGCAGTTTGCACCGGTTGAATGGGTGCCGATGATTGAGGCTTGCAGCGTTGATGAGTCGTTGATTCGTAATTATACTGATCAACTTTCACCGGAAAGTGATTGTGTGGTGCTTGGGTGTACGCATTACCCGTTTATTTTGCCGCAGTTAAAGGCGGTTGCGCCTGATAAGGCGTTTATCAATCCGGCGTATCAGACCGTGCAGGAAGCACTGCCGTTGATTAATCGGGAGCTATTTTTGGGGCATTGCCAGCTGGTCTTGACCACTGGGGATGCCGCGGAGTTTGCTGATAAGATTAAGTTTTGGTTGCCAGAACGTGATTTTGTTGTTGAGCATGTTGAATTAACATAA